CCATCGTCTTAATACGCCCTTTTCTCCAAGCCCACACTGTCGGCGCAATGTAATGAATAATTTTATTTTTAAATCCCTTTTTGCGCAGGCTCTTAGCAAGACGTAGGTTAAAGCCCGGATAGTCAATCAAAACTACGGCATGAGGTTGTGTTTTTAAAATTGCGTTTCTCACCTGATAAAATTGGCGCATCAATCTTGGAAGTGCCGAGAAAACGTCTGAAAAGCCCATTACTTGAAATTTTTCTGTAGGCATCACACATTGCATCCCCGTGGAGCGCATTTTCTGCCCTCCCACACCTGAGACATCTAAAGGGGAGTTTATGGAGCATAAAGCATTCAAGAGGTGTTGGCCATGAAGATCGCCGCTCGCTTCTCCCGCAAAAATAAAGAGTTTATGAGCGGCCATAAATTGCCTTCTTCTCTTTTAATAACATCAAATTTCTGATATAGGGAATAATACCAAATAGAGGGCCCAGCAGGTTCACGAGGTCTCCAATGAAGAAAAAATAAAGAAGAGAAAGCAATGCTCCTACTAAGGAAAGCCACCAAAAGCTTTCGCTTAAAGTGCTTATTCCTTTTTTTTCTGCTTCAAACCATTGTAGCCAAAAACGCAAAGCAAAAAGAAGTATCCCCAACGCCCCAATAATGTGCCAAAATAAAGACACAGAAAAAGAAGATCTCAAAGAGTAGTTATTCACAGGGACGCGCAGCCAATCTTCAGAGCTTATCCAAAAACCTAAAGTAGGCAATGCAAATGCTAGCATCATTAATCCCCATACAGTATGGATTTTCCAGACTTTATGATGGGTATGCATTAAGTTAAGGTTTCTAAGAGAAATAACTGCATTAAGGGCCTGGATCACACAAATAGGGTATTGTAGTTGGATTGCACTGTGAATAAGCAAGGAGAGGTTTCCAAAAAGCGAGAGAAGCCAAAAAGAGCGACTAACGCTTGATTTTTTTCTTTTTTCGCTATAAATCCATTGCACAAGAAAACGCAAGCTAAATGCGACAGAGGAGAGAAATCCGAGGGGATAGAGTAGCTGTCGCAGCTCTTCAGACATT
The genomic region above belongs to Chlamydiales bacterium STE3 and contains:
- a CDS encoding hypothetical protein (Product derived from UniProtKB/Trembl:Q6MBL4); protein product: MSEELRQLLYPLGFLSSVAFSLRFLVQWIYSEKRKKSSVSRSFWLLSLFGNLSLLIHSAIQLQYPICVIQALNAVISLRNLNLMHTHHKVWKIHTVWGLMMLAFALPTLGFWISSEDWLRVPVNNYSLRSSFSVSLFWHIIGALGILLFALRFWLQWFEAEKKGISTLSESFWWLSLVGALLSLLYFFFIGDLVNLLGPLFGIIPYIRNLMLLKEKKAIYGRS